Proteins encoded by one window of Lathyrus oleraceus cultivar Zhongwan6 chromosome 1, CAAS_Psat_ZW6_1.0, whole genome shotgun sequence:
- the LOC127092884 gene encoding protein MAIN-LIKE 2-like has protein sequence MSLLWMGESHRGTETNIAEYEDGRFRVHSHTYIQPSATIIPYLELAGFANVAKIASLKVDSKLIVALLERWRPETHTFHLPTGECTITLEDVSMLLGLRINGKAVNGPTNVTNDVYMENLGIEPTTSDKNGAYVKIVWLEAVLTQLKNNPNPTEEENILHSKIYILLLIATFLMPDKSHNLLHSSWLPLVGDLEKCNTYSWGSACLATLYRHMCKAAHKGVKSIRGCVVLLTIWAFTCIPLLAPVSNEVPSHPYALRWCKRGMNYGNNPRHHLRGYRVAIEHMEENDLYFF, from the exons ATGTCTTTGTTGTGGATGGGCGAATCACATCGTGGGACGGAGACAAACATTGCCGAATAC GAAGACGGTAGGTTCCGGGTCCATTCGCATACATACATTCAACCAAGTGCGACTATAATACCGTATTTGGAACTAGCCGGTTTTGCAAATGTGGCCAAGATTGCAAGTCTAAAAGTAGATTCTAAATTAATTGTTGCATTGttagagagatggagacccgagacaCATACCTTTCATTTACCAACGGGTGAATGTACTATCACACTAGAGGATGTGAGTATGTTACTCGGTCTCCGAATCAATGGTAAAGCTGTTAATGGCCCAACAAACGTAACCAATGATGTTTACATGGAGAATTTGGGCATCGAACCAACAACTTCAGATAAAAATGGGGCTTATGTCAAAATTGTTTGGTTAGAAGCCGTATTAACACAACTGAAAAATAACCCTAACCCGACCGAGGAAGAAAATATTCTTCAttcaaaaatttatattttaCTTTTAATTGCTACTTTTTTAATGCCAGATAAGAGTCACAATTTGTTGCATTCTTCTTGGTTACCTTTAGTAGGAGACCTAGAAAAATGTAATACATACAGTTGGGGTTCTGCTTGTCTGGCGACACTATATAGACATATGTGCAAGGCAGCCCATAAAGGAGTCAAGAGCATAAGAGGCTGTGTTGTATTACTAACTATATGGGCATTCACATGCATACCCTTGTTAGCCCCGGTTAGTAACGAGGTTCCATCACATCCTTATGCATTAAG ATGGTGCAAACGAGGTATGAATTACGGAAATAATCCTCGTCATCATCTACGAGGGTACCGTGTTGCAATAGAACACATGGAAGAAAACGAT TTATATTTCTTTTAA